The following proteins come from a genomic window of Pyxidicoccus sp. MSG2:
- a CDS encoding GPW/gp25 family protein, whose translation MPAGRETLFGNDLLLREYAEGLDLSQLQQSGPGGDLALARGNTNIIQALTLRLRVRQGELAPLGWPDYGSRLHELIGEPNVSRTHLKLQAFARQAIEADPRVLKVESVRTVNLPGERDTVRLMLDIQLIDAPTPLNLVFDLPLEKP comes from the coding sequence ATGCCGGCTGGACGCGAGACACTCTTCGGCAACGACCTGCTCCTCCGGGAGTATGCGGAGGGGCTCGACCTGTCCCAATTGCAGCAAAGCGGCCCCGGCGGGGACCTGGCCCTGGCGCGCGGCAACACCAACATCATCCAGGCGCTCACGCTGCGCCTGCGGGTGCGCCAGGGCGAGCTGGCGCCGCTGGGTTGGCCGGACTACGGCTCGCGCCTGCACGAGCTCATCGGTGAGCCCAACGTGTCGCGCACCCACCTCAAGCTCCAGGCCTTCGCGCGGCAGGCCATCGAGGCGGACCCTCGCGTCCTGAAGGTCGAGTCGGTCCGGACGGTGAACCTTCCGGGTGAGCGGGACACGGTCCGCCTGATGCTGGACATCCAGCTCATCGACGCGCCCACGCCGCTCAACCTGGTCTTCGACCTGCCGCTGGAGAAGCCATGA
- a CDS encoding baseplate J/gp47 family protein, with amino-acid sequence MTEIGHPFSKPFQELIDSLEESVREGVEQPAQVDVLFRKDTPSYELKGPVHDVSRVTGLRRRQFVVFERNVHYRYASGRLLWNAPANPADPDWYPDDNSRVLVEYTYRDLPSGITDFNAGSVAGTLVRAVARELKFLYEQMDQAYRRAFIDIAQGVALDNVVALLGIVRNQALPATGFVTFFLKKPPRTGTKVVISPKTRVADTQGRLFVVTEGGFIESTLAEVRTQTGGVLKTANRIGVLTHVRVKGTTTNLPTKPTVTGKDFGADERTITLNDVSPAGDLVVTYQPKSVTLPVTALEPGREGNVGSGSITVMPTPPRGVDGGVTNEDPLIGGEAAEGDDQLRERAKHALERAGNATLNAIKYSILEVDGVEGVEVRDHATDETIPLGEVRVRYSGGDEATLVKAIDETRAAGILVRVEAITSVFLSGKVYVIPDAGLAADSLDTLKRAVVATLRALGIGEAAYVRRLTALAYQVAGIADVAEAQLDFAKKKPGEALPSETGQVTDPFVVKSSELIRPDESNLTVVALDGLKATGVYVPAQNRTNLTLSVVKGDGTAVRFRSFTLNVVVVLRARLKTAPDQPAQRVCQVEKQVTFTSSADTVVVSILNADIKDAPGHPGFRLGADGHDPHVEFQVSSTAYPALKPGLSPVDITGIS; translated from the coding sequence ATGACCGAGATTGGCCATCCCTTTTCCAAGCCCTTCCAGGAGCTCATCGACTCGCTGGAGGAGAGCGTCCGCGAGGGCGTCGAGCAGCCGGCCCAGGTCGACGTCCTGTTCCGCAAGGACACGCCCTCGTACGAGCTGAAGGGGCCGGTCCACGACGTCTCCCGCGTCACGGGTTTGCGGCGCAGGCAGTTCGTCGTCTTCGAGCGCAACGTCCACTACCGCTACGCGAGCGGGCGCCTGCTGTGGAACGCCCCCGCCAACCCGGCGGATCCGGACTGGTACCCGGACGACAACTCCCGCGTCCTGGTGGAGTACACCTACCGCGACCTGCCGTCGGGCATCACCGACTTCAACGCGGGCAGCGTCGCCGGCACGCTGGTGCGGGCGGTGGCGCGCGAGCTGAAGTTCCTCTACGAGCAGATGGACCAGGCCTACCGCCGGGCCTTCATCGACATTGCCCAGGGCGTGGCGCTGGACAACGTGGTGGCCCTGCTCGGCATCGTCCGCAATCAGGCCCTGCCCGCCACGGGCTTCGTGACGTTCTTCCTGAAGAAGCCGCCCAGGACGGGCACGAAGGTCGTCATCTCGCCGAAGACGCGCGTGGCCGACACGCAGGGGCGGCTCTTCGTGGTGACGGAGGGCGGCTTCATCGAGTCCACCCTGGCGGAGGTGCGCACCCAGACGGGCGGCGTGCTCAAGACGGCGAACCGCATCGGTGTCCTCACCCACGTGCGGGTGAAGGGGACGACCACCAACCTCCCCACGAAGCCCACGGTGACGGGCAAGGACTTCGGCGCGGACGAGCGCACCATCACGCTCAATGACGTCTCCCCGGCAGGGGACCTGGTGGTGACGTACCAGCCGAAGAGCGTGACCCTGCCTGTCACGGCGCTGGAGCCGGGCCGGGAAGGCAACGTGGGCTCGGGCAGCATCACCGTCATGCCCACGCCTCCCAGGGGCGTCGACGGCGGCGTCACCAACGAGGACCCGCTGATCGGCGGCGAGGCGGCCGAGGGCGATGACCAGCTGCGCGAGCGGGCCAAGCACGCCCTGGAGCGCGCGGGGAATGCCACGCTCAACGCCATCAAGTACTCCATCCTCGAGGTGGACGGGGTGGAGGGCGTGGAGGTGAGGGACCACGCCACGGACGAGACGATTCCTCTCGGAGAGGTGCGGGTGCGCTACTCGGGCGGCGACGAGGCGACCCTCGTCAAGGCCATCGACGAGACGCGGGCCGCCGGCATCCTGGTGCGGGTGGAGGCCATCACCTCCGTGTTCCTGTCCGGCAAGGTGTACGTCATCCCCGATGCGGGCCTGGCCGCGGACTCGCTGGACACGCTGAAGCGCGCCGTCGTGGCGACGCTCCGGGCGCTGGGCATCGGCGAGGCGGCCTACGTGCGGCGCCTCACCGCGCTGGCCTACCAGGTGGCGGGCATCGCCGACGTGGCGGAGGCCCAGCTCGACTTCGCGAAGAAGAAGCCGGGCGAGGCGCTCCCCTCGGAGACGGGCCAGGTCACCGACCCCTTCGTGGTGAAGTCGAGCGAGCTCATCCGGCCCGACGAGAGCAACCTCACCGTCGTCGCGCTCGACGGCCTCAAGGCCACGGGTGTCTACGTGCCGGCGCAGAACCGCACGAACCTCACGCTGAGCGTGGTGAAGGGGGACGGCACGGCGGTGCGCTTCCGCTCCTTCACGCTGAACGTCGTCGTGGTGCTGAGGGCCCGGCTGAAGACAGCCCCGGACCAGCCGGCCCAGCGCGTGTGCCAGGTGGAGAAGCAGGTCACCTTCACCAGCTCGGCCGACACGGTGGTCGTCTCCATTCTGAACGCCGACATCAAGGACGCGCCCGGCCACCCGGGGTTCCGCCTGGGCGCGGACGGACATGACCCGCATGTGGAGTTCCAGGTCAGCTCCACCGCCTACCCGGCGCTGAAGCCCGGCCTCTCGCCGGTGGACATCACGGGAATCTCCTGA
- a CDS encoding DUF2019 domain-containing protein, giving the protein MTLEQLVEEFATNVTAQTAAIFRGDAKVGNRHADRYIAAFEKLRAHGDEGREALAVLLKHPDVDVRTMAAAYLLRYRTVEAKAVLEEAARGKGLVAFECQYTLKGWEEGTWALDPE; this is encoded by the coding sequence ATGACACTCGAGCAACTTGTGGAGGAGTTCGCAACGAACGTGACTGCTCAGACTGCGGCCATTTTCCGCGGGGACGCCAAGGTCGGCAACAGGCACGCGGATCGCTATATTGCTGCATTCGAGAAGCTGCGTGCCCACGGCGATGAAGGACGCGAAGCGCTCGCTGTTCTTCTGAAGCACCCAGATGTGGATGTGAGAACAATGGCTGCCGCGTACTTGCTTCGCTACCGAACCGTGGAGGCCAAGGCTGTGCTGGAGGAGGCCGCGCGGGGAAAGGGGCTGGTTGCGTTCGAGTGTCAATACACACTCAAGGGGTGGGAAGAGGGCACCTGGGCCCTCGACCCGGAGTAA
- a CDS encoding S8 family serine peptidase, which translates to MARLQASVTLDPFRAPEQLAFLRERVEVLQESGVHLWVSLEEGQVDTLIAQGMQVIPRPEASVVELPALAFNPESEPPEPPAALRAEEPSGTATGDYLVTFQAPIDKPWLQEIATLGGEFLQALPSQAAVFRFTRQEADAVRALAFVAYVGPFHPAYGVSPDLTGTEEPFTASSLRNMQVTLPPDAPDGNLLLRFFDGVNPESSRAAVEAAGATIVADTAHGFRVRAPPERANDILRVPGLFAAEPPTTTELVNNNGGVILGTNQVRQVGTVNFLVNLNGVGEVAGMVDSGCDVGNLAGAVPPFVGAVMTPFHTDLATNVRLVRNSGNPQNVAGVAPDGSPHGTHVAGTICGDGTNSAGQVRGMAPSASLVAMGPLPANFEPPFEFAFQNGARVINNSWGSSFNVGVNNNRYIPTHGFALDRWCFDHPDVLLVFAAGNDETDVVAGGNGTLDANNLKLEATAKNVLTVGASENLRNNGGWRDSYRTFFGPRYNNAAFNVSAGGAAGAFSFSDNHNEVALFSSRGTIRTTTLANTQRVKPDIVATGTNVLSLRSQWVAPPPALPVVPPPIGAAFWNANSDSMLPAGFNRNLYQILSGTSMATPMTTGSAILVRQYYRTRFAQLRRPVLLEGVAIPAAAPLPTFTAHPSSAPHVDGLVFAWVTAALPAGQKNVLAMRLSRALAPLDAAPVHLQDNVGDHAAPKVATRGERTYLLHRHGDNTMRLSCYNRTLALEAGFGTNGVVTLAPNARPDDNVLPDLLVVGEHVCCAYPATGGNGYFFQRFRADTGAAVDGAPLSFLFNTNTGPHRSVAHAGTRYTVCGVAHPGNYQLQTRQLGDDGALVGAGPTTMVDQAQEIREPCLIWNERLNIHIVVWVDARTVPGGEIYLLFVDANGAAIRAPRLVMSVPAANHIRRPRLLVHPEVGHVLLWEDDSQNLHYDLYVALLDETGQVDGRLPADANDPLSRKLIRISDTPEDTAGFAAIADARGLSLVFQSPDEINSDRLGAYALNLTPAAAFEAQEDPSTPLLRSGRYVKVDLLSHGNPNLIALSAEWTGGAWYLLRLAPAGAGLTELQWVRLNPDGLVDASYGVNGVRSAPVTLLMTSCQLLWTGSGLVTAGNDLLGGLIVHRHDDQGAPVAGFGAGGAVSLQDTATFHDHVIPQVGWDAGSSQVQVAYGTTQAGVLQLRYQRLDNAGVRVGAPVNLTAATGVAPHNWFQFVPSENRSIALYHRVNGAVTRVHCRRFLNTGAPSGGELDVSAVAGEGINAVLARRPTLVNSPNREYGAVWQYRANNAARWELRFSRLDRLGQPMGNPPAPPAPALPPPPLVVADVPVIAAGPDWPADREAVEPQLVSTYTHWPWSNPPAVVAGVTSLPDWSPSYGLAWIGVLPDGSRVLFFTVLDENGRRAMLPQPPPVGPGSLTAPAPAPLLQLTGATSRVRNFKLVWNGRVFLLNWVEEEGGQLKHRCTAVNRHANTLAYELPSAALLRATLVNGATNMNAVSLPDAANGYGWGRVNLRQTLAPTPPVTLQVRDDCTLGPRRTVTYRFNLPAGTALLRVTLNWTDPPGARVVNPLHLTVRAPAVGPNPRPEYRGNLWDTAAGRRHLSRPAGNPPVAADNHENIQTFKQVVIANPPPGAYDVEVSVGSFPADPFNQQNLQAFALVFAGTGPEVTFNQPVANVQGAAVY; encoded by the coding sequence ATGGCTCGCCTCCAAGCCTCCGTCACGCTGGACCCCTTCCGCGCGCCCGAGCAGCTCGCCTTCCTGCGCGAGCGCGTGGAGGTGTTGCAGGAGTCGGGCGTGCACCTCTGGGTGTCGCTGGAGGAGGGCCAGGTCGACACCCTGATTGCCCAGGGCATGCAGGTGATTCCGCGGCCGGAGGCCTCCGTCGTGGAGCTGCCCGCGCTCGCCTTCAATCCGGAGTCCGAGCCGCCCGAGCCGCCCGCGGCGCTGCGGGCCGAGGAACCGTCGGGAACGGCGACCGGGGACTACCTGGTGACGTTCCAGGCCCCCATCGACAAGCCCTGGCTCCAGGAGATTGCCACCCTGGGGGGAGAGTTCCTCCAGGCCCTGCCGAGCCAGGCGGCCGTGTTCCGCTTCACGCGGCAGGAGGCCGACGCCGTGAGGGCGCTGGCCTTCGTGGCCTACGTGGGGCCCTTCCATCCCGCCTATGGGGTCAGCCCCGATCTCACGGGCACGGAGGAGCCCTTCACGGCGTCCTCGCTGCGGAACATGCAGGTGACGCTGCCTCCGGATGCGCCGGACGGAAACCTGCTGCTGCGCTTCTTCGACGGGGTCAACCCCGAGTCATCCCGGGCGGCCGTGGAGGCGGCCGGGGCGACCATCGTGGCCGACACCGCCCACGGCTTCCGCGTGCGGGCACCGCCGGAGCGCGCCAATGACATCCTCCGGGTCCCCGGGCTCTTCGCGGCCGAGCCGCCGACGACCACCGAGCTGGTGAACAACAACGGGGGTGTGATTCTGGGCACCAACCAGGTGCGCCAGGTCGGCACGGTGAACTTCCTGGTGAACCTCAACGGCGTCGGCGAGGTCGCCGGCATGGTGGACTCGGGCTGCGACGTGGGCAACCTGGCCGGGGCGGTGCCGCCCTTCGTGGGCGCGGTGATGACGCCCTTCCACACCGACCTGGCGACGAACGTCCGGCTCGTGCGCAACAGCGGCAACCCGCAGAACGTCGCGGGCGTGGCCCCCGACGGCTCGCCCCACGGGACGCACGTCGCGGGGACCATCTGTGGCGACGGGACGAACTCCGCGGGGCAGGTGAGGGGCATGGCGCCGTCGGCCTCGCTGGTTGCCATGGGGCCGCTGCCCGCGAACTTCGAGCCGCCCTTCGAGTTCGCCTTCCAGAATGGTGCTCGGGTCATCAACAACTCGTGGGGGAGCTCCTTCAACGTTGGCGTGAACAACAACCGCTACATCCCGACCCACGGGTTCGCGCTCGACCGCTGGTGCTTCGACCACCCTGACGTCCTGCTCGTGTTCGCGGCGGGGAACGACGAGACGGACGTCGTGGCGGGTGGCAACGGGACGCTGGACGCAAACAACCTCAAGCTGGAGGCCACGGCGAAGAACGTCCTCACGGTGGGTGCCTCGGAGAACCTGCGGAACAACGGCGGCTGGCGCGACAGCTACCGGACGTTCTTCGGGCCCCGGTACAACAACGCGGCGTTCAACGTGAGCGCGGGCGGGGCGGCGGGGGCCTTTTCGTTCTCGGACAACCACAACGAGGTGGCCCTGTTCAGCTCGCGCGGCACGATTCGCACCACCACCCTGGCGAACACCCAGCGCGTGAAGCCCGACATCGTGGCCACTGGCACCAATGTGCTCTCGCTGCGCTCGCAGTGGGTGGCCCCGCCTCCGGCGCTGCCCGTGGTGCCTCCGCCGATTGGCGCGGCCTTCTGGAACGCGAACTCCGACAGCATGCTGCCCGCGGGGTTCAACCGGAACCTGTACCAGATTCTCTCGGGGACCAGCATGGCCACCCCGATGACGACGGGCTCCGCCATCCTGGTGCGGCAGTACTACCGCACCCGCTTCGCCCAGTTGCGCCGGCCCGTGCTGCTGGAGGGCGTCGCCATTCCCGCGGCCGCGCCCCTGCCCACGTTCACGGCCCATCCCTCCAGCGCGCCCCATGTGGACGGGCTCGTCTTCGCCTGGGTGACGGCGGCGCTGCCAGCCGGGCAGAAGAACGTCCTCGCGATGCGGCTGAGCCGTGCGCTCGCTCCGCTCGATGCGGCGCCAGTCCACCTCCAGGACAACGTGGGGGACCATGCCGCACCCAAGGTCGCCACCCGTGGAGAGCGGACGTACCTGCTCCACCGCCATGGCGACAACACCATGCGCCTGTCCTGCTACAACCGCACGCTGGCGCTCGAGGCGGGCTTCGGGACGAATGGCGTGGTGACCCTGGCCCCCAACGCCCGCCCCGACGACAACGTCCTGCCCGACTTGTTGGTAGTGGGCGAGCACGTGTGCTGCGCCTATCCGGCGACGGGTGGCAACGGCTACTTCTTCCAGCGCTTCCGCGCCGACACGGGAGCCGCCGTGGACGGCGCGCCCCTCAGCTTCCTCTTCAACACCAACACGGGGCCGCACCGCTCGGTGGCCCATGCGGGCACCCGCTACACGGTGTGCGGCGTGGCGCACCCCGGGAACTACCAGCTCCAGACGCGCCAGTTGGGCGACGACGGAGCGCTCGTGGGGGCGGGGCCCACCACGATGGTGGACCAGGCCCAGGAGATTCGCGAGCCCTGCCTCATCTGGAACGAGCGCCTCAACATCCACATCGTGGTCTGGGTTGATGCACGCACGGTTCCGGGCGGGGAAATCTACCTGCTCTTCGTCGACGCGAATGGCGCGGCCATCCGGGCGCCCCGCCTCGTCATGTCAGTACCGGCGGCCAACCACATCCGCCGGCCGCGACTGCTCGTCCATCCGGAGGTGGGCCACGTCCTGCTCTGGGAGGACGACTCGCAGAACCTCCACTACGACCTCTACGTCGCCCTGCTGGACGAGACGGGCCAGGTCGACGGGCGCCTCCCGGCCGATGCGAATGACCCGCTGTCCCGGAAGCTCATCCGCATCTCCGATACGCCGGAGGATACGGCGGGCTTCGCGGCCATCGCCGATGCGCGGGGATTGTCATTGGTCTTCCAGAGCCCGGATGAAATCAACTCCGACCGGCTGGGGGCGTATGCCCTCAACCTGACTCCGGCGGCCGCGTTCGAGGCGCAGGAAGACCCTTCCACGCCGCTGCTCCGGAGCGGTCGCTACGTGAAGGTCGACCTGCTGAGCCATGGCAATCCCAACCTCATCGCGCTCTCCGCGGAGTGGACTGGTGGCGCCTGGTACCTGCTGCGCCTTGCGCCCGCCGGGGCCGGGCTGACCGAGCTCCAGTGGGTGCGGCTCAATCCCGACGGGTTGGTGGATGCGTCGTATGGCGTCAATGGCGTGCGCTCGGCGCCGGTGACGCTGCTGATGACGTCGTGTCAGCTCCTCTGGACGGGCAGTGGCCTCGTGACGGCGGGGAACGACCTGCTGGGAGGACTCATCGTCCATCGCCACGACGACCAGGGAGCGCCCGTTGCCGGCTTTGGCGCGGGCGGGGCCGTGTCCCTCCAGGACACCGCCACCTTCCATGACCATGTGATTCCGCAGGTGGGCTGGGATGCGGGGAGCTCGCAGGTCCAGGTGGCCTACGGGACGACGCAGGCGGGTGTGCTCCAGTTGCGCTACCAGCGCCTCGACAACGCGGGCGTGCGGGTGGGCGCCCCGGTGAACCTGACGGCGGCCACGGGTGTGGCGCCTCACAACTGGTTCCAGTTCGTTCCCAGCGAGAATCGCTCCATCGCGCTCTACCACCGCGTGAATGGCGCGGTGACGCGCGTGCACTGCCGGCGCTTCCTGAACACCGGCGCGCCGAGCGGTGGCGAGCTGGACGTGAGCGCCGTGGCCGGAGAGGGCATCAACGCGGTGCTGGCACGGCGGCCGACACTCGTGAACTCGCCGAACCGGGAGTACGGCGCGGTCTGGCAGTACCGCGCCAACAACGCCGCGCGCTGGGAGCTTCGCTTCAGCCGGCTGGACCGGCTGGGCCAGCCGATGGGTAACCCGCCCGCGCCGCCCGCGCCCGCGCTCCCTCCGCCGCCCCTGGTGGTCGCGGATGTTCCTGTCATCGCCGCGGGCCCTGACTGGCCCGCGGACCGGGAGGCGGTGGAGCCCCAGCTCGTCTCCACCTATACGCACTGGCCCTGGTCCAATCCTCCGGCCGTGGTGGCCGGAGTCACCAGCCTGCCGGACTGGAGTCCCTCGTATGGGCTCGCGTGGATTGGAGTGCTCCCGGATGGCTCGCGGGTGCTCTTCTTCACCGTGCTCGATGAGAATGGCCGCCGGGCGATGCTGCCCCAGCCGCCTCCGGTGGGGCCGGGCTCGCTGACGGCGCCCGCGCCCGCGCCGCTCTTGCAGCTCACGGGCGCCACCTCGCGGGTGAGGAACTTCAAGCTCGTCTGGAACGGCCGCGTCTTCCTCCTGAACTGGGTGGAAGAGGAGGGCGGGCAACTGAAGCACCGGTGCACGGCCGTCAACCGCCATGCCAACACGCTGGCGTATGAGCTGCCCAGCGCGGCGCTGCTGCGGGCCACGCTGGTGAATGGCGCCACCAACATGAACGCCGTTTCACTGCCGGACGCCGCGAATGGGTATGGCTGGGGACGGGTGAACCTGCGGCAGACGCTGGCGCCAACGCCTCCCGTCACGTTGCAGGTGCGCGACGACTGCACCCTCGGCCCGAGGCGGACTGTGACGTACCGGTTCAACCTGCCCGCGGGCACGGCGCTGCTGAGGGTGACGCTGAACTGGACCGACCCGCCGGGAGCCCGGGTGGTCAACCCGCTGCACCTCACCGTGCGAGCCCCCGCCGTGGGGCCGAATCCGAGGCCGGAGTACCGCGGCAATCTGTGGGACACGGCGGCGGGGCGGAGACACCTCAGCCGCCCCGCGGGCAACCCGCCCGTGGCCGCGGACAACCACGAGAACATCCAGACCTTCAAGCAGGTCGTCATCGCCAATCCGCCGCCCGGTGCGTACGACGTCGAGGTCTCCGTGGGCTCCTTCCCCGCGGACCCGTTCAATCAGCAGAACCTCCAGGCCTTCGCCCTGGTGTTCGCCGGGACGGGGCCCGAGGTGACGTTCAACCAGCCCGTGGCGAACGTGCAGGGGGCGGCGGTGTATTAG
- a CDS encoding DUF2019 domain-containing protein codes for MTAEDWKALTTEALVGRYREASANHGRLLDARKTRAANKEYDRVAAIEAELRTRGGDASKRIAQLLDDPEPGTRFWAASAALKFAPEEGARVLADLATLPLSMIGLSAAMTLEEWRNGTYKPE; via the coding sequence ATGACAGCAGAGGATTGGAAGGCGCTCACAACGGAGGCGCTGGTAGGCAGGTATAGGGAAGCCTCCGCGAATCACGGGCGCTTGCTCGATGCGCGCAAGACTCGGGCTGCAAACAAAGAGTATGACCGAGTTGCCGCAATTGAGGCCGAACTGAGAACACGCGGTGGCGACGCCAGCAAGCGCATCGCGCAGTTGCTCGACGACCCAGAACCAGGAACGCGGTTCTGGGCCGCCTCCGCCGCCCTGAAATTCGCCCCCGAAGAGGGAGCGCGCGTACTTGCCGATCTTGCAACGCTCCCTCTGAGCATGATCGGGCTCAGTGCGGCGATGACGCTCGAGGAGTGGAGGAACGGGACGTACAAGCCTGAGTGA